The following are encoded together in the Methylomonas methanica MC09 genome:
- a CDS encoding (5-formylfuran-3-yl)methyl phosphate synthase — MSGMLASVNSLDEALLIQSFSVDIVDLKQPAQGALGALSVSEVAEIVANLSGRNVISATVGDLPMQPDLLFTAVQAMASTGVDYVKIGFFPGGDWQACIDSLATLARTYRLIAVLFADTGPDVGIINALRKAGFAGVMLDTMDKTLGSLTQLMTWSELAGFTDAAKAAGLLTGLAGSLTQHDIPALLSLQADYLGFRGALCRQHCRTAQLDADRIVWIRQLLLGAGQPNGAMGLQSRSAELNVLGG, encoded by the coding sequence ATGAGCGGCATGTTGGCCAGCGTCAACAGTCTCGACGAGGCGTTGTTGATACAGTCATTCAGCGTCGATATTGTCGATTTGAAACAACCGGCCCAAGGGGCGTTAGGGGCATTGTCCGTTTCCGAGGTGGCGGAAATCGTTGCAAATTTGAGCGGGCGGAATGTTATCAGTGCCACGGTAGGCGATTTACCGATGCAGCCTGATTTGTTATTCACAGCAGTGCAGGCCATGGCTTCCACGGGTGTTGATTATGTCAAAATCGGGTTCTTCCCCGGCGGCGATTGGCAAGCCTGTATTGATAGTCTGGCCACTTTGGCACGGACGTACCGATTGATCGCCGTGTTGTTTGCCGATACCGGGCCTGACGTCGGCATAATTAACGCATTGAGAAAGGCTGGTTTTGCCGGTGTCATGCTGGATACCATGGATAAAACACTGGGCTCCTTGACGCAATTGATGACATGGTCGGAATTGGCCGGGTTTACGGACGCCGCCAAAGCTGCTGGTTTATTAACCGGTTTGGCGGGCTCGCTGACGCAACACGATATTCCGGCACTGCTTTCCCTGCAAGCGGATTATCTGGGTTTTCGCGGAGCGCTTTGCCGGCAACATTGCCGAACGGCCCAACTCGATGCCGATCGCATCGTGTGGATCAGGCAGTTGCTGTTGGGTGCGGGTCAGCCAAACGGTGCAATGGGTTTACAATCTCGGAGTGCCGAGTTAAACGTATTAGGCGGTTAA
- the gcvT gene encoding glycine cleavage system aminomethyltransferase GcvT: protein MADLMKTPLYGLHLELGAKMTAFAGYAMPLHYANGIIREHLHCRSQAGLFDISHMGQCLILGERAAEVLENLTPGGIVELAIGAQKYTVLTNPAGGVIDDIIVARIDRGLSLIVNAGCKDKDYAYLAQRLPDNCVLQIRPELALLALQGPEAAVVMNRFSAEAVALDFMQTCRTRIDGIDCRISRSGYTGEDGFEISVRQTDAETIARLLLAEPCVEPIGLGARDTLRLEAGLCLYGHELSETISPLQAGLKWLFKKGHADFPGATKILSELDGVPQTRVGLLVVGKIPVREGCAVTDEQGQQQGIVTSGSFSPSLQRPVAMALIHSDMAKIGKNLFAQVRGQSIAVTVAHLPFVPHRYHRS, encoded by the coding sequence GTGGCTGATTTGATGAAAACCCCGCTGTACGGTTTGCACTTGGAACTCGGCGCTAAAATGACGGCCTTTGCCGGTTATGCCATGCCGCTGCACTATGCCAACGGCATCATTCGCGAACATCTGCACTGCCGCTCCCAGGCCGGTCTGTTCGATATTTCCCACATGGGTCAATGCCTGATTTTGGGAGAAAGGGCTGCCGAAGTATTGGAAAACCTCACGCCTGGCGGTATTGTCGAACTGGCTATTGGGGCACAAAAATATACAGTCTTGACTAACCCGGCCGGTGGGGTGATAGACGATATTATCGTTGCCCGTATCGACCGGGGCTTGAGTCTGATTGTCAACGCCGGTTGCAAAGACAAGGATTATGCTTATCTTGCCCAGCGATTACCTGACAATTGCGTGTTGCAGATTCGCCCTGAATTGGCTTTGCTGGCCCTGCAAGGGCCGGAAGCGGCGGTGGTTATGAACCGGTTCTCGGCAGAGGCCGTGGCTTTGGATTTTATGCAGACTTGCCGGACCCGAATCGATGGTATCGACTGCCGGATCAGCCGTAGCGGTTATACCGGAGAAGACGGGTTTGAAATCTCCGTTCGTCAAACCGATGCCGAAACGATTGCCCGCTTGTTGTTGGCCGAGCCGTGTGTCGAGCCCATCGGTTTGGGTGCGCGGGACACCTTGCGTCTGGAAGCAGGATTATGTCTATATGGACACGAATTAAGCGAAACTATTTCGCCTTTGCAAGCCGGCCTGAAATGGCTGTTTAAAAAAGGCCATGCAGACTTTCCCGGCGCGACTAAAATTCTGTCCGAATTGGACGGCGTGCCGCAGACCCGGGTCGGCTTGCTGGTTGTCGGTAAAATTCCGGTTAGAGAAGGTTGTGCGGTGACCGATGAACAAGGCCAACAGCAGGGAATAGTCACCAGCGGCAGTTTTTCGCCTTCGTTGCAACGCCCGGTGGCCATGGCATTAATTCACTCCGACATGGCTAAGATCGGCAAGAATTTATTTGCCCAGGTGCGCGGCCAATCCATTGCCGTCACCGTTGCGCATTTACCCTTTGTTCCCCATCGTTATCACCGGTCATAG
- the gcvP gene encoding aminomethyl-transferring glycine dehydrogenase, producing MSSKAPRLEQLEMRGSFIPRHIGPDQQQITKMLATLGLTELDELLEKVVPANILNHEPLKLTETISERAVIKYLRNMRERNNVLVSMIGMGYYDTIMPAVIKRNVLENPGWYTAYTPYQAEVSQGRLEALLTFQQMIIDLTGMALANASLLDEATAAAEAMTLSRRVAKSTSNTVLIDRDCHPQTIAVVQTRAGSLGYQVQVVEPDIDLDRYDFFALILQYPGSSGEIRDLTDTIAAAHRKQALVTVAADLLSLVLLKPPASLGADIVVGSAQRFGVPMGYGGPHAAFFATRDEFKRSMPGRIIGVSKDSHGQIALRMALQTREQHIRRDKATSNICTSQVLLAVIAGFYAVYHGADGLRMIAMRVHRYAQILAAGIAQYGHVVASRCYFDTLTVRVPNRAIRIAARAVEAGINLRIIDADHIGISLDETTTRDDIRAVWQVFSAPGCEMPDINALDKIVAECIPENWLRNDAILQNPVFSRYHSETEMMRYMRKLARRDIALDRAMIPLGSCTMKLNAATEMQAISFYEFNAMHPFVPLYQAQGYQQLFAELEDMLCDLTGFDAFSLQPNAGSQGEYTGLLVIRKYHQVNGQGQRDICLIPASAHGTNPASAVLAGLKVVVVACDTNGNVSVDDLRAKVSLYQDTLAALMITYPSTHGVYEQAFRDICDIVHQHGGQVYLDGANFNALVGLSRPGRIGADVAHLNLHKTFCIPHGGGGPGVGPIGVRSHLAPFLPDHPVVEGVNPAKSEHGTVGTVSAAPWGSASILTISWAYIAMMGAAGLKRATLAAILNANYIARKLAPHYPILYTDANGWIAHECIIDCHEFKKTANITVEDIAKRLVDYGFHAPTVAFPVPDTLMIEPTESENKTEIDRFCAAMIQIRQEIREIENGLADREDNVLHNAPHTHRLLLDEWLLPYSKQKAFFPDNEQHDDKYWPPVGRIDNVYGDRHVMCSCPLDWGETHP from the coding sequence ATGTCATCGAAAGCGCCCCGTCTTGAACAACTGGAAATGCGCGGTAGTTTCATCCCGCGCCATATCGGCCCCGACCAACAGCAAATCACGAAAATGTTGGCTACTTTGGGCTTAACCGAGCTGGATGAGTTGTTAGAAAAAGTCGTTCCGGCCAATATCTTGAATCACGAGCCGCTTAAACTGACCGAGACTATCAGCGAGCGGGCCGTGATCAAGTACCTGCGCAACATGCGCGAACGTAACAATGTGTTGGTATCGATGATAGGCATGGGCTATTACGACACTATCATGCCGGCGGTGATTAAACGCAATGTGCTGGAAAATCCGGGTTGGTATACCGCATATACGCCGTATCAGGCCGAAGTCAGCCAAGGCAGACTGGAAGCTTTGTTGACTTTCCAGCAAATGATCATCGATTTGACCGGCATGGCGTTGGCCAATGCGTCCTTGTTGGATGAAGCCACGGCAGCGGCGGAAGCCATGACGCTATCGCGGCGGGTAGCCAAAAGCACCTCGAATACGGTACTGATCGATAGAGATTGCCATCCGCAAACGATTGCCGTGGTGCAAACCCGTGCCGGTTCGTTGGGCTACCAGGTGCAGGTGGTAGAACCTGATATCGATTTGGATCGGTACGATTTTTTCGCCTTGATTCTGCAATATCCAGGCTCTAGCGGCGAAATTCGCGATCTTACCGACACCATTGCCGCTGCGCACCGAAAACAGGCGCTGGTAACGGTGGCGGCGGATTTGCTGAGTTTGGTGTTATTGAAGCCACCAGCTAGTCTCGGAGCGGATATTGTGGTCGGTAGTGCGCAGCGTTTCGGGGTGCCTATGGGCTACGGCGGACCGCATGCGGCGTTTTTTGCTACCCGCGATGAATTCAAACGCTCGATGCCTGGCCGCATCATCGGCGTATCCAAGGATAGCCACGGCCAAATCGCCTTGCGGATGGCTTTGCAAACCCGCGAACAACATATCCGTCGCGACAAAGCTACCAGCAATATCTGTACTTCACAAGTGTTGCTGGCGGTGATTGCCGGTTTTTATGCCGTGTACCACGGCGCCGACGGTCTGCGTATGATAGCCATGCGCGTGCATCGATATGCGCAAATTCTGGCAGCCGGCATCGCCCAGTACGGCCACGTGGTCGCCAGTCGATGTTATTTCGATACCTTAACGGTAAGGGTACCGAACCGTGCTATACGTATCGCGGCGCGAGCAGTGGAGGCGGGTATCAACTTACGGATTATCGACGCCGACCACATCGGCATTTCGCTGGACGAAACCACGACCCGCGACGATATCAGAGCAGTATGGCAGGTGTTTTCGGCACCCGGCTGCGAGATGCCGGACATCAACGCGCTGGATAAAATCGTTGCCGAATGTATCCCCGAGAACTGGCTGCGCAACGATGCTATTCTGCAAAACCCGGTGTTCAGCCGTTACCATTCCGAAACCGAGATGATGCGTTATATGCGCAAACTGGCTCGGCGCGATATTGCGTTGGACAGAGCCATGATTCCCTTGGGTTCCTGCACCATGAAGCTGAATGCGGCTACTGAAATGCAGGCTATTTCATTTTACGAATTCAACGCAATGCATCCCTTTGTGCCGTTATACCAAGCTCAGGGTTATCAACAGTTGTTTGCCGAACTGGAAGACATGTTGTGCGACTTGACCGGTTTCGATGCCTTTTCGCTACAACCCAATGCCGGTTCCCAAGGCGAATACACCGGCTTACTGGTGATTCGGAAATATCATCAAGTTAACGGCCAGGGCCAGCGGGATATTTGTTTAATTCCCGCCTCGGCGCACGGTACCAATCCGGCCAGCGCGGTATTGGCTGGCCTGAAAGTGGTGGTGGTGGCTTGCGATACCAACGGCAATGTCAGCGTCGACGATTTGCGTGCCAAAGTCAGCCTCTACCAGGACACGTTAGCGGCCTTAATGATTACCTATCCGTCTACGCACGGCGTGTACGAACAGGCGTTCCGGGATATTTGCGATATCGTGCATCAACACGGCGGGCAGGTCTATCTGGACGGGGCAAATTTTAACGCTTTGGTCGGTCTGAGCCGGCCGGGCCGCATCGGTGCCGACGTCGCGCACTTGAATCTGCACAAAACGTTTTGCATCCCGCATGGCGGTGGCGGTCCCGGCGTCGGCCCTATTGGCGTGCGCTCGCATCTGGCACCGTTCTTACCGGACCACCCGGTCGTGGAAGGCGTCAATCCGGCCAAGAGCGAACACGGGACGGTCGGTACCGTCTCGGCTGCGCCGTGGGGTTCGGCCAGCATCCTGACTATTTCCTGGGCCTATATCGCCATGATGGGCGCGGCCGGTTTGAAGCGCGCCACGCTGGCCGCCATACTGAACGCCAATTACATCGCCCGCAAACTGGCGCCGCATTATCCGATTCTTTATACGGATGCCAACGGTTGGATAGCCCACGAATGCATCATCGATTGCCACGAATTTAAGAAAACCGCCAATATCACAGTGGAGGATATCGCCAAGCGCTTGGTCGACTACGGTTTTCATGCGCCGACTGTAGCGTTTCCGGTACCGGATACGCTGATGATAGAACCGACCGAAAGCGAAAATAAAACTGAAATAGACCGTTTTTGTGCTGCTATGATCCAGATACGCCAGGAAATTCGTGAAATTGAAAACGGCTTGGCCGACAGGGAAGACAATGTGCTTCACAATGCGCCGCATACCCATCGTTTGTTACTGGATGAATGGCTGCTGCCTTACTCCAAGCAAAAAGCCTTTTTCCCTGACAACGAACAACATGACGACAAATATTGGCCGCCGGTGGGGCGTATCGATAATGTATATGGCGATCGGCATGTGATGTGCAGTTGTCCGCTGGATTGGGGCGAGACGCATCCGTGA
- a CDS encoding formate--tetrahydrofolate ligase, producing the protein MSDIEIAQQAKMRPIIELAGETFGIPAEHLDPYGHYKAKISLEYLNSLTEKTDGKLILVTAISPTPAGEGKTTTTVGLGDALNRIGKKTIICLREPSLGPCFGVKGGAAGGGYAQVVPMEDINLHFTGDFHAIGVAHNLLSALIDNHINHGNKLDIDPRRIQWKRVIDMNDRALRKITVGMGGPANGYLREDGFDIVVASEVMAILCLATSRADLKERLGRIVIGYKSDKVTPVYARDLKAHGAMAAILKDAIKPNLVQTLENNLAIIHGGPFANIAHGCNTVTATKTALKLADYAVTEAGFGADLGAEKFIDIKCRMAGLKPSAVVLVATVRALKFHGGVAKDDLNQENLAALEGGFANLERHLSNIQNHYGLPCVVSINHFTFDTDAEINLLKQKCEALGVKCVVAKHWAQGGAGAEDLAREVLGIVDQREPKFSFVYDSELPLWNKIEAIATKLYGAGSVSASPKVMSEIKALQANYGNFPICVAKTQMSFSTNPNTKGAPSGHNVEISEVRLANGAGFIVAIAGDMMTMPGLPKIPAAERIDISDDGVISGLF; encoded by the coding sequence ATGTCAGATATAGAAATTGCGCAACAGGCCAAGATGCGGCCTATTATCGAATTGGCCGGCGAAACTTTTGGGATTCCCGCGGAACACCTCGACCCCTACGGTCATTATAAAGCCAAGATTTCTCTGGAATATCTCAACAGTCTGACAGAAAAAACCGACGGTAAACTGATTTTGGTCACAGCCATCAGCCCGACGCCCGCCGGCGAAGGCAAAACCACCACGACGGTTGGCTTGGGCGATGCGTTGAACCGCATCGGCAAAAAAACCATTATCTGCCTGCGCGAGCCGTCTTTGGGTCCTTGTTTTGGCGTCAAGGGCGGAGCCGCCGGCGGCGGCTATGCGCAAGTAGTGCCGATGGAGGACATCAATCTGCATTTTACCGGCGATTTTCACGCCATCGGCGTGGCCCACAATCTGTTGTCGGCGTTGATCGACAACCACATCAATCACGGTAACAAATTGGATATCGACCCGCGCCGCATCCAGTGGAAACGTGTCATCGACATGAACGACCGTGCCTTGCGGAAAATCACCGTCGGCATGGGCGGTCCCGCTAACGGCTATTTACGCGAAGACGGTTTCGACATCGTAGTGGCGTCGGAAGTGATGGCGATTTTGTGTCTGGCCACCAGCCGCGCCGATTTAAAAGAACGCCTGGGCCGCATCGTCATCGGTTACAAATCCGATAAAGTCACGCCGGTTTACGCCCGCGATTTAAAAGCCCATGGTGCCATGGCGGCGATATTGAAGGACGCCATCAAGCCTAACCTGGTGCAAACCCTGGAAAACAACCTGGCCATCATCCACGGCGGCCCGTTTGCCAACATCGCCCACGGCTGCAATACCGTCACTGCAACCAAGACCGCTCTGAAATTGGCCGATTATGCGGTCACGGAAGCCGGTTTCGGCGCCGACTTGGGCGCGGAAAAATTCATCGACATCAAATGCCGCATGGCGGGCTTGAAACCTTCGGCGGTAGTCTTGGTAGCCACTGTGCGCGCCTTGAAATTCCACGGCGGCGTGGCCAAGGACGATTTGAATCAGGAAAACTTGGCGGCATTGGAAGGCGGTTTTGCCAATCTGGAGCGCCATTTGAGCAATATCCAGAATCACTATGGCTTGCCCTGTGTGGTCAGCATAAACCATTTTACTTTCGATACCGACGCCGAAATCAATTTACTGAAACAAAAATGCGAAGCCTTGGGTGTGAAATGCGTGGTTGCCAAACATTGGGCGCAGGGCGGCGCCGGTGCCGAGGATTTGGCCCGCGAGGTACTTGGCATTGTTGACCAGCGCGAGCCGAAGTTTAGCTTTGTCTACGACTCCGAATTGCCGCTGTGGAACAAAATCGAAGCCATCGCCACCAAACTGTACGGTGCAGGCAGCGTCAGTGCCAGCCCCAAGGTAATGTCTGAAATCAAAGCGTTACAGGCAAACTACGGCAACTTCCCGATCTGCGTGGCCAAAACCCAGATGTCGTTTTCGACCAACCCTAATACCAAGGGCGCACCGTCAGGACATAATGTGGAAATCAGTGAAGTGCGGCTGGCTAACGGCGCCGGCTTTATTGTCGCCATTGCCGGCGATATGATGACCATGCCTGGACTGCCCAAAATACCAGCGGCTGAGCGTATTGACATCAGTGACGATGGCGTAATCAGCGGTCTGTTTTAA
- a CDS encoding glutathione S-transferase — protein MTASEQPLPILYSFRRCPYAMRARMAVTYAGVLVELREVELRNKPDALLTASPKGTVPVLVLPSGQVIDESLDIMQWALGINDPDDWLSVWQSESCRQLIKRNDGEFKYYLDHYKYADRYPEQTMDYYRQQGTCFLDDLERRLQTSDYLCGLRFSIADAAVAPFIRQFAAVDQGWFLQSHYPALRHWIQTFLISTRFADIMHHYQPWKADSSPSLFGQGGPNSSN, from the coding sequence ATGACCGCCTCTGAACAACCACTGCCTATTCTATACAGCTTCCGCCGCTGCCCCTATGCGATGCGAGCCCGTATGGCCGTTACCTATGCCGGCGTCTTAGTGGAATTAAGGGAAGTTGAATTACGTAACAAACCCGACGCACTGTTGACCGCATCTCCAAAAGGCACTGTACCGGTATTGGTGTTGCCATCCGGGCAAGTCATTGATGAGAGCCTGGACATCATGCAGTGGGCGCTTGGGATTAACGACCCGGACGATTGGTTATCCGTTTGGCAATCCGAGTCTTGCCGCCAACTGATAAAACGCAATGATGGCGAGTTCAAATATTACCTGGACCATTACAAATATGCCGACCGTTATCCGGAGCAAACAATGGATTATTACCGACAACAAGGCACATGCTTTTTAGACGATCTGGAACGACGCTTACAAACAAGCGATTACTTGTGCGGCTTACGTTTCAGCATTGCGGATGCGGCTGTTGCACCATTCATCCGCCAATTCGCCGCAGTCGATCAAGGCTGGTTTCTGCAATCCCATTACCCTGCCTTGCGGCATTGGATACAGACTTTTCTGATTTCGACACGGTTTGCCGACATCATGCATCACTATCAGCCGTGGAAAGCTGATTCTTCACCTTCGTTATTTGGCCAAGGTGGGCCAAATAGCAGCAATTAA
- a CDS encoding nucleotidyltransferase family protein translates to MSHITGILLAAGSSRRFGHDKLTQALPNGDRVVARACRNLAAGVDKVVAVVRPGNEMLAACLQSEAAAVHVFADAERGMGASLAFAINVSPATDGWVIALADMPWIMPATICQVTDFLRDGADIVAPCYRGRRGHPVGFSERFAKQLASLSGDSGAKLLIQQHLDLLRLFDCDDSGVLKDIDRPADLPNLIL, encoded by the coding sequence ATGAGTCACATTACCGGCATACTGTTGGCCGCCGGTTCCAGCCGACGGTTCGGGCACGATAAACTGACCCAAGCGTTGCCGAATGGCGATAGGGTGGTGGCGCGCGCCTGTCGAAATCTGGCGGCTGGCGTGGATAAGGTGGTGGCCGTAGTACGTCCGGGTAATGAAATGCTGGCGGCCTGTTTGCAGTCGGAAGCTGCGGCGGTGCATGTTTTTGCCGACGCGGAGCGAGGCATGGGTGCCAGCTTGGCTTTTGCGATAAACGTTAGCCCGGCAACCGACGGTTGGGTGATTGCTTTGGCGGATATGCCCTGGATAATGCCCGCGACTATTTGCCAGGTTACGGATTTCTTACGGGACGGTGCGGATATTGTTGCCCCGTGTTATCGCGGCCGGCGCGGACATCCGGTAGGATTTTCGGAGCGATTCGCCAAACAATTGGCTTCGCTGAGTGGTGACAGCGGCGCCAAGTTGTTGATACAACAACATTTGGATCTGCTACGACTGTTCGATTGCGACGACTCCGGTGTGTTGAAAGACATAGACCGCCCAGCTGATTTACCAAACCTTATTTTATAG
- a CDS encoding XdhC family protein has translation MTFKLLEQQLALQQTRQPYVLATVVEILGSSSAKPAAKALIDRSGQVITGWIGGGCAQSMVSQTALKCLQSGEPSVIDIDLTDEIFGAGMPCGGSMRVYVEPFLPKPQLWLMGHGRIVESLCEFAHRLGFAVIVNDPQAGVAEFPTADRVINNDSRYQQLQPQAGDYVVIATHHKGDYDALTQALNSGAGYIAMVASRKRAQLVLKRLRQEGFSDDMLVRVRAPAGLDIGAKLPEEIALSIVSEMILLRRGGQGGSLSASQPAVENGATESG, from the coding sequence GTGACTTTTAAACTCTTGGAACAGCAACTGGCGCTGCAGCAAACCCGCCAGCCTTACGTGTTGGCGACGGTAGTGGAAATACTCGGTTCGTCTTCCGCCAAACCGGCGGCCAAGGCGCTGATCGACCGGTCGGGGCAGGTCATCACGGGGTGGATCGGCGGCGGCTGCGCCCAGTCCATGGTGTCGCAAACTGCCTTGAAATGCCTGCAAAGCGGAGAGCCCAGTGTGATCGATATTGATTTAACCGACGAAATTTTCGGGGCCGGTATGCCTTGCGGCGGCAGCATGCGGGTTTATGTCGAACCTTTTTTACCCAAGCCGCAGTTGTGGCTGATGGGGCACGGCCGTATCGTGGAAAGTTTGTGCGAATTCGCGCATCGCTTGGGTTTTGCGGTAATTGTCAATGATCCTCAAGCCGGTGTTGCGGAGTTTCCCACCGCAGATCGTGTTATCAACAACGACAGCCGCTATCAACAATTACAACCGCAGGCCGGCGATTATGTGGTAATCGCGACTCACCACAAGGGCGATTACGACGCACTAACGCAAGCCTTAAACTCCGGGGCCGGCTATATCGCCATGGTCGCCAGTCGCAAGCGCGCGCAATTGGTCTTAAAGCGCTTGCGGCAAGAGGGCTTTAGCGACGATATGCTAGTACGGGTGCGGGCGCCCGCCGGCCTGGATATAGGCGCCAAGTTGCCGGAAGAGATCGCCTTGTCCATCGTCTCGGAAATGATTTTGCTTCGCCGTGGCGGACAGGGCGGAAGTTTAAGTGCAAGCCAACCGGCGGTCGAAAACGGCGCCACCGAATCGGGCTAA
- a CDS encoding (2Fe-2S)-binding protein, translating to MITLTINGIRRNIDLPPDTPLLWALRDGLGLTGTKFGCGMALCGACTVHVDGQVALACVMPISEVAGKSIQTIEAMAEDVTGQKVQETWLNLGVPQCGYCQPGQVMAATALLKNNPHPNDADIDKAMSRNICRCGTYPRIRAAIKQVAADMEASS from the coding sequence ATGATTACGCTCACCATCAACGGCATCCGCCGCAACATCGATTTACCGCCCGATACCCCATTGCTTTGGGCCCTGCGGGACGGCTTGGGCTTGACCGGCACCAAGTTCGGTTGCGGCATGGCGTTATGCGGCGCCTGTACCGTGCATGTCGATGGCCAGGTGGCGCTGGCCTGCGTCATGCCGATTTCGGAGGTTGCCGGTAAAAGCATACAGACTATCGAAGCCATGGCCGAGGATGTTACCGGACAAAAAGTTCAGGAAACCTGGTTGAATTTGGGCGTCCCGCAATGCGGCTATTGCCAACCCGGACAAGTCATGGCGGCGACCGCCTTGCTGAAAAACAACCCGCATCCTAACGATGCGGACATCGACAAGGCCATGAGTCGCAATATTTGCCGTTGCGGCACGTATCCGCGCATACGTGCCGCCATCAAACAAGTGGCTGCCGATATGGAGGCGTCGTCATGA